A single window of Aspergillus oryzae RIB40 DNA, chromosome 8 DNA harbors:
- a CDS encoding cystathionine gamma-lyase CYS3 (cystathionine beta-lyases/cystathionine gamma-synthases), which produces MTNSTNGAPAQDKRFGTLAVHSGAHHDPTTGAVIAPISLSTTFAQTSVGSPVGLYEYTRSSNPNRDNFEEAIAALEHAKYALAFSSGSATTAVILQSLAAGSHVVSISDVYGGTHRYFTKVANAHGVDVTFTPTIESDVEKLIRPETKLVWIETPSNPTLGLVDIEKVAAIAHRHGILVVVDNTFMSPYVQNPLDHGADIVVHSVTKYINGHSDVLMGVAAFSSDSLKERLGFLQNAIGAVPSPFDCWLAHRGLKTLHLRAREATTNATAIAKALEASPHVISVNYPGIDSHPQRAIAVKQHRQGMGGGMLSFRIQGGEKAAHLFCKYTKVFTLAESLGGVESLCEVPASMTHAGIPKDQREAAGVFDDLVRMSCGIEDVEDLLADVLQALKKAVASSEQNGSA; this is translated from the exons ATGACCAACTCGACCAACGGAGCCCCTGCTCAGGACAAGCGCTTCGGCACTTTGGCTGTCCATTCCGGCGCTCACCATGATCCAACGACTGGCGCTGTTATTGCTCCC atctccctctccaccactTTCGCTCAGACCAGTGTCGGTAGCCCTGTAGGTCTCTACGAATACACACGTagctccaaccccaaccg CGATAACTTCGAAGAAGCCATTGCAGCTCTTGAGCACGCTAAATATGCCCTCGCATTCTCCTCTGGTTCCGCAACCACTGCGGTGATCCTTCAGTCCCTCGCGGCCGGCTCGCATGTCGTCTCGATTTCCGATGTCTATGGTGGAACTCACAGGTACTTCACAAAGGTCGCCAACGCCCATGGTGTGGATGTGACGTTCACACCCACCATCGAGTCGGACgtggagaagttgatccGTCCGGAGACCAAGCTCGTGTGGATCGAAACCCCCTCAAACCCGACTTTAGGATTGGTCGATATTGAGAAGGTTGCTGCCATTGCGCATCGCCATGGAATCCTTGTGGTGGTTGACAACACATTCATGAGCCCCTATGTCCAGAACCCTCTGGACCACGGTGCCGACATCGTCGTGCACTCCGTTACTAAGTACATTAACGGCCATTCG GATGTTCTGATGGGCGTCGCCGCGTTCAGCTCCGATAGCTTGAAAGAGCGCCTTGGATTCCTCCAGAACGCCATTGGTGCCGTTCCTTCTCCCTTCGACTGCTGGCTCGCTCACCGTGGCCTTAAGACTCTCCACTTGCGTGCCCGCGAGGCCACCACTAACGCCACGGCTATCGCCAAGGCCCTTGAGGCTTCCCCCCATGTTATCTCCGTCAACTACCCCGGCATCGATTCTCACCCTCAGCGTGCGATTGCTGTCAAGCAGCACCGCCAGGGCATGGGCGGTGGTATGCTCAGTTTCCGCATCCAGGGTGGCGAGAAGGCTGCTCACCTTTTCTGCAAGTATACCAAGGTCTTCACCTTGGCCGAGAGTTTGGGTGGTGTGGAGAGTCTTTGCGAGGTTCCCGCTAGCATGACTCACGCCGGTATTCCCAAGGACCAGCGTGAGGCTGCTGGTGTCTTCGACGACCTCGTCCGCATGAGCTGTGGTATTGAGGATGTAGAGGATCTCCTGGCCGACGTTCTCCAGGCTCTTAAGAAGGCTGTCGCCTCCAGCGAACAAAACGGCTCCGCTTAA
- a CDS encoding protein-histidine N-methyltransferase (predicted methyltransferase) — MASAFSFGFAGDDIDIDDSELNTVDEGYTSVTQDSSSTLPELVAAQRHELSDLLSSLPSQVSFNKLNINTTQDDQTSVKTLTLARREVFDIRTQLMAEDTADYANEELISGLEKGDITPNIYEGGFKTWECSVDLAKLVANENILSNADAGDRHIIELGAGTAVPSLALFAQSLSNPKGSSQNIRFTFADYNSVVLRLVTLPNLLLTWSYIVMRQKSVSVAGAEDQVEEELELDITPELLEAFKKDIAERGISIEFISGAWSPAFVDLVFTSGEKAKHGTLVLASETIYSPASLRAFSETLLALIRRPIRAGGRSRALLAAKKVYFGVGGGVDEFLEVFNTVGGDELDVKERMDVKSEGVGRIVLEIAPKGLQ; from the exons ATGGCGTCCGCATTCAGCTTCGGCTTCGCTGGGGATGATATTGACATTGATGACTCGGAATTGAACACTGTTGATGAGGGGTATACATCCGTTACGCAAGATAGTAGCAGCACACTCCCTGAACTAGTTGCAGCCCAGAGGCATGAACTAAGTGATCTG CTCTCAAGTCTCCCGTCTCAGGTTTCATTCAACAAACTCAACATAAACACAACTCAAGATGATCAAACATCTGTCAAGACACTTACACTCGCTCGTCGCGAAGTGTTTGATATCCGGACGCAATTGATGGCGGAGGATACTGCCGATTATGCGAATGAAGAGCTGATCTCCGGACTCGAGAAAGGAGATATCACACCCAATATCTACGAAGGCGGTTTCAAGACGTGGGAATGCTCAGTAGATCTCGCGAAGTTGGTTGCTAATGAAAACATACTATCTAACGCTGATGCGGGGGATCGACATATCATCGAG CTTGGAGCCGGAACGGCAGTGCCGTCGCTTGCTCTGTTTGCGCAATCGCTGTCCAACCCTAAGGGGTCGTCACAAAATATTCGTTTCACGTTTGCGGACTACAACTCTGTAGTTCTTCGACTGGTGACTTTGCCTAACCTGCTTCTGACTTGGAGCTATATTGTTATGCGTCAGAAGTCGGTGTCAGTTGCTGGGGCAGAAGAccaggttgaggaggagctAGAGTTGGATATCACTCCGGAACTTCTTGAGGCTTTCAAGAAGGACATTGCGGAACGGGGCATCTCCATAGAATTCATCTCCGGTGCCTGGTCTCCTGCTTTCGTTGATCTGGTGTTCACGTCAGGTGAGAAAGCCAAACATGGAACGTTGGTCCTTGCTAGTGAAACGATATACTCTCCGGCGTCTTTGAGAGCGTTTTCGGAAACCTTGCTGGCTTTGATCCGTCGTCCTATTCGGGCAGGCGGGAGAAGTAGAGCTTTGTTGGCTGCGAAGAAAGTTTACTTTGGAgtcggtggtggtgtggaCGAATTTTTGGAAGTGTTTAATACtgtcggtggtgatgaaCTGGATGTGAAGGAGCGGATGGATGTTAAGTCAGAAGGGGTGGGTAGAATAGTCCTGGAGATTGCGCCCAAAGGTCTCCAATAA